The following proteins are co-located in the Dermacentor silvarum isolate Dsil-2018 unplaced genomic scaffold, BIME_Dsil_1.4 Seq1051, whole genome shotgun sequence genome:
- the LOC119434413 gene encoding uncharacterized protein LOC119434413 — MKVGKQHDVLQQILENRRRQVGRAGGPCVGRLEPHRPRLRAGRFFFLMTPSRQAPARKRPLPPMCLSRRPHPKYPWAQSRGRAALHDHHLGSSPKDHLGCSP; from the exons ATGAAGGTTGGAAAGCAGCACGATGTACTGCAGCAGATACTG GAAAACAGGAGGAGGCAGGTTGGGCGGGCTGGAGGGCCGTGTGTTGGACGTCTTGAGCCGCACCGGCCCAGGCTACGCGCCGGTCGATTTTTTTTCCTGATGACGCCGAG CAGGCAAGCTCCAGCGAGGAAGAGGCCGCTGCCGCCCATGTGCCTCTCCCGACGGCCCCACCCCAAGTATCCGTGGGCACAGAGCcggggacgagcggcactgcac GACCACCACCTCGGCAGCAGCCCCAAAGACCACCTCGGCTGCAGCCCCTAA
- the LOC119434414 gene encoding putative nuclease HARBI1, whose amino-acid sequence MPIKTGNIAESPASDPFRLESKMAAFLLLLAVAARQLGRRRGRREAEDAFDMPDDVFRQHFRLRKETVRWLCDEVAEELGGVRSTALSVERQVLCALRFFATGSFQGSVGSEETIGVTQPAFSKCVRRVAEAIVHAGTRNKWVHFPRTSEEKAAVKEGFLRRGGIPGVIGCVDGSLIAIIAPKGDNKAAYMCRKGFYALNSMFICDAGMRILAVDALRPGLDHDAHIWRTTWLRRRFQEGHIAKAGEHLLGEQRGKFIQLPSSTRDSCYPLEPWLLTPVPGHPPAHTAEGRYNTAHASMRSVVERCIGLLKSRFRCLQRYRALHYEPDRAANIVAACAVLHNLCLDEGDSAFDEVDDDDSSNSSSDDANGGPLPLVVPRARAARIMYLKGCAARDNVITLFGTTRQQHQHYLRRVRRRLRRQQHRQQQ is encoded by the exons ATGCCGATCAAAACAGGAAACATCGCGGAATCACCGGCGAGTGACCCGTTCCGTTTGGAATCAAAAATGGCGgcgttcttgctgctgctggcgGTGGCGGCTCGTCAGCTCGGGCGGAGGCGCGGAAGGAGGGAGGCCGAGGACGCGTTTGACATGCCAGACGACGTGTTTCGGCAGCACTTTCGTCTGAGGAAGGAAACTGTGCGGTGGCTGTGCGACGAAGTGGCGGAGGAGCTCGGAGGCGTGCGATCAACAGCGCTGTCGGTGGAGCGACAAGTGTTGTGCGCGTTGCGTTTCTTCGCGACGGGCAGCTTTCAGGGGTCCGTTGGGAGCGAGGAGACGATTGGCGTGACGCAGCCTGCGTTCAGcaagtgcgtgcgacgcgtggcgGAGGCAATCGTCCACGCCGGGACTCGGAACAAGTGGGTCCACTTCCCGAGGACGTCGGAGGAAAAGGCGGCCGTGAAAGAAGGGTTCCTTCGACGCGGCGGCATTCCCGGCGTCATCGGCTGCGTGGACGGCAGCCTTATTGCCATCATCGCACCGAAGGGCGACAACAAGGCGGCATACATGTGCCGCAAAggcttctatgcccttaacagcaTGTTC ATTTGCGACGCAGGCATGCGGATTCTGGCCGTCGACGCTCTGCGACCGGGGTTGGATCACGACGCACACATATGGAGAACGACGTGGTTGCGTCGTCGTTTCCAGGAGGGACACATTGCCAAGGCCGGCGAGCACCTCCTCGGTGAGCAGAGGGGAAAATTCATACAGTTGCCTAGCAGCACAC GTGACAGCTGCTACCCCCTGGAACCATGGCTCCTGACTCCGGTCCCAGGCCATCCTCCCGCTCACACTGCAGAAGGCAGGTACAACACTGCACACGCTTCCATGCGGTCCGTAGTGGAACGCTGCATTGGACTTCTGAAGAGCCGCTTCCGCTGCCTTCAGAGGTACCGTGCCCTCCACTATGAACCAGACCGCGCAGCCAACATCGTTGCAGCGTGTGCAGTGTTGCACAATTTGTGTCTTGATGAAGGTGACAGTGCGTTTGatgaggttgatgatgatgacagcagcaacagcagcagtgacgatGCAAACGGTGGCCCCCTCCCACTTGTAGTTCCCCGAGCGAGGGCAGCACGCATAATGTACCTGAAAGGATGTGCTGCCCGTGACAATGTAATTACATTATTCGGAACCAcacgacagcagcaccagcactacCTGCGAAGGGTGCGAAGGCGGCTGCGTCGGCAGCAGCACCGACAGCAGCAGTAA